The following coding sequences are from one Paenibacillus sp. JDR-2 window:
- a CDS encoding TIGR01457 family HAD-type hydrolase, which produces MNEQSAPMKGLLLDLDGTLYHGTQRIEGADQLIRQLREWKLPYRFVTNNSTVSPEAVAERLRKMGIDAEPREVCTSAQAAAQYIANQKPGASVLVIGESGLIEAVEAAGLQLTEEQPDFVLQGLDRQLSYEQLTRAVRSILQGAEFVLTNPDLLLPGEGGLFPGAGSIGAMLTAAGGKEPTLIGKPSKILMDYSLRQIGLTAEDTWVIGDNLATDIAAGHASGCGTVLVLTGLTTRDNLDYYAERAGCRPDVICDDLHKLLSYISSSIGI; this is translated from the coding sequence ATGAACGAACAATCAGCGCCGATGAAAGGCTTGCTCCTTGATCTGGACGGCACTTTATATCATGGCACCCAGCGAATTGAAGGTGCGGATCAGCTAATCAGGCAGCTTCGCGAATGGAAGCTGCCTTACCGGTTCGTAACCAATAATTCGACCGTATCCCCGGAGGCGGTTGCTGAGCGGCTGCGCAAAATGGGGATCGACGCCGAGCCGCGCGAGGTATGCACCTCCGCGCAGGCCGCGGCGCAATACATAGCAAACCAAAAACCCGGCGCCTCTGTACTGGTCATTGGCGAAAGCGGGCTCATTGAAGCTGTTGAAGCTGCGGGCTTGCAGCTTACCGAAGAGCAGCCGGATTTTGTCCTGCAGGGACTGGATCGGCAGCTGTCGTACGAACAGCTGACAAGAGCGGTTAGATCCATACTTCAGGGAGCCGAATTTGTGTTGACCAATCCGGATCTATTGCTGCCCGGAGAAGGCGGCTTGTTCCCCGGCGCCGGATCGATAGGCGCCATGCTGACGGCGGCTGGAGGCAAGGAGCCTACGCTGATCGGCAAGCCGTCGAAGATCTTAATGGATTATTCCCTTCGCCAGATTGGCCTGACAGCCGAAGATACTTGGGTCATCGGCGATAACCTGGCTACGGATATCGCAGCCGGGCATGCCTCTGGCTGTGGAACGGTACTCGTGCTTACCGGATTAACGACACGGGATAACCTTGACTACTATGCAGAACGCGCAGGCTGCAGGCCCGACGTTATTTGCGATGATTTACATAAGCTTCTCTCGTATATTTCGTCCTCAATCGGGATATAA
- a CDS encoding ribonuclease H-like domain-containing protein has protein sequence MSSLRDKMNRLRGSSSSASPSEEAVTVVQAPETEISPATDDDHLETLSEEWSSMGVKLLHNEAGSFLIRRLVYPAGHQHGIHCLGELPSASAGLRAFHQAPIDAEQLLYLDLETTGLGVGTGNVPFMVGLAYWMGSELIVEQAVIRHPAEERAMLYYLNSKLSNYRYLVSYNGKTFDWPVMQTRFILNGYSRKLWEPLHLDFLHPSRSIWKNTLASLRLSHVEEERLGIERVDDVPGSLAPQLYFQFLADGDPEPLRGVYQHNEIDMLSLVCLSIRFGHLLNGNTDGGYQLPMPAESEELIRTGLWLEKMGHADRAELMFEAALRGDRTAAATLNMLAARDKKAGNWQRAVLLWQKAVIQSVQHGSAGLNASIELAMYYEHKLKEFDSALSYVSEALELALIDPLGRRDAKRRAEIESLRKRRERLLRKTGRKLAE, from the coding sequence ATGAGTAGTCTTCGCGATAAAATGAACCGGCTTCGCGGGAGCAGCAGCTCAGCTTCTCCTTCCGAAGAAGCCGTAACTGTCGTGCAGGCACCGGAAACGGAAATTTCGCCTGCGACGGATGACGACCATCTGGAGACCTTGTCGGAAGAATGGTCTTCCATGGGGGTGAAGCTGCTTCACAACGAAGCGGGCAGCTTTCTGATCAGAAGGCTTGTATATCCGGCCGGTCACCAGCATGGCATTCATTGCCTAGGTGAGCTGCCATCCGCTTCTGCCGGATTGAGGGCATTCCACCAGGCACCGATTGACGCGGAACAGCTATTGTATCTCGACCTTGAGACGACGGGGCTTGGCGTTGGCACGGGCAACGTGCCGTTTATGGTTGGTCTGGCCTATTGGATGGGCTCCGAGCTGATCGTGGAACAGGCGGTTATTCGGCATCCCGCCGAGGAGCGGGCAATGCTTTATTACCTCAACAGCAAATTAAGCAACTACCGCTATCTGGTGAGCTATAACGGCAAAACCTTCGACTGGCCGGTCATGCAGACACGGTTCATTCTAAACGGATACAGCCGGAAGCTGTGGGAGCCGCTTCATCTTGATTTTCTGCATCCTTCCCGCAGTATATGGAAGAATACCCTTGCGTCGTTGCGGTTAAGCCATGTTGAAGAGGAACGGCTCGGAATCGAGCGGGTCGACGATGTACCCGGCTCGCTTGCGCCTCAGCTGTATTTTCAGTTTCTCGCCGACGGCGATCCGGAGCCGCTGCGAGGCGTCTATCAGCATAATGAGATTGATATGCTGTCGCTGGTATGTCTGTCTATCCGCTTTGGACATCTGTTGAACGGGAACACGGATGGCGGCTACCAGCTGCCGATGCCTGCCGAATCGGAAGAGCTTATTCGTACAGGCTTGTGGCTGGAGAAGATGGGACATGCCGACCGGGCAGAGCTTATGTTCGAAGCCGCGTTAAGAGGTGACCGCACCGCAGCCGCCACGCTCAACATGCTGGCTGCAAGAGACAAGAAAGCTGGCAATTGGCAACGAGCTGTGTTATTGTGGCAGAAGGCTGTTATACAGTCGGTCCAGCATGGATCGGCTGGCTTGAATGCGAGCATTGAGCTGGCTATGTATTACGAGCATAAGCTGAAGGAATTTGATTCAGCTCTATCATATGTGTCAGAAGCATTGGAATTGGCGCTTATCGATCCTCTCGGGAGAAGGGACGCGAAGCGCCGCGCCGAAATCGAAAGCCTTCGCAAGAGGAGGGAGCGGCTTCTGCGCAAGACGGGAAGGAAGCTAGCGGAATGA
- a CDS encoding metal-dependent hydrolase, with protein MDTGSHLLFGATLGGLAMLDPVISVHPEIGYAVLAGTVLGSHAPDFDVFARLKGQAAYIRNHRGITHSVPSPLIWAAGIGGAFAWLFGVLDHVLLVMLWTLAAVCFHIVLDLFNTYGVQCLRPFSRKWWHLDALCLFDPYLFGAHAIGLLCWIFGVFPPGAMFACIYAATILYIAIRLRLRWRIKRRLKLHLGRVTAITLIPSMSGMSWQFTADCGDCYRTGTVTGSKIRLESTVVKYEPSEHVPAVKAALEADGVKAFLGFADQVHLQVEEKQDGYEVSWKDVRFWRGNQMAFGVDVQLDRDMKVLGHHVGWSKRSWESPHV; from the coding sequence GTGGATACGGGAAGTCATTTGCTGTTTGGTGCAACACTTGGCGGTCTTGCCATGCTTGACCCGGTAATTTCGGTTCATCCGGAGATCGGGTATGCGGTTCTGGCCGGAACGGTGCTAGGCAGTCATGCGCCGGATTTTGATGTCTTTGCAAGGTTAAAGGGCCAAGCCGCTTACATTCGGAACCACCGGGGGATTACGCATTCCGTACCGTCTCCGCTTATATGGGCAGCCGGTATCGGAGGAGCTTTCGCTTGGCTCTTTGGCGTGCTGGATCATGTGCTTTTGGTAATGTTATGGACGCTTGCCGCGGTATGCTTTCATATTGTTCTGGATCTGTTCAATACGTATGGCGTTCAATGCCTTCGGCCGTTCTCCAGGAAATGGTGGCATTTGGATGCCCTTTGTCTGTTTGATCCTTATTTATTCGGAGCCCATGCAATCGGATTGCTCTGCTGGATATTTGGCGTTTTCCCGCCGGGTGCAATGTTTGCTTGCATATATGCCGCAACTATTCTCTATATCGCCATACGCCTGCGGCTGCGCTGGAGGATAAAAAGAAGACTTAAGCTCCATCTTGGCAGGGTCACAGCTATAACGCTTATACCCAGCATGTCGGGCATGAGCTGGCAGTTTACGGCCGACTGCGGGGATTGCTATCGCACAGGCACTGTAACCGGCAGCAAGATCCGTCTGGAATCCACGGTGGTCAAGTATGAACCAAGCGAACATGTACCAGCTGTAAAGGCCGCACTGGAGGCTGATGGGGTAAAAGCATTCCTTGGTTTTGCCGACCAAGTGCATCTGCAGGTAGAGGAAAAACAGGACGGCTACGAGGTGTCTTGGAAAGACGTTCGGTTCTGGCGGGGCAATCAAATGGCGTTTGGCGTTGATGTTCAACTGGACAGGGACATGAAGGTGCTTGGCCATCATGTCGGCTGGAGCAAACGCTCATGGGAATCGCCTCATGTATAA
- a CDS encoding DEAD/DEAH box helicase: MFKKKTLPELIEELRSNENIVNWHEMEPQEAKTTPFDDSVDPRIREALRKRGISELYTHQGTAFRLASKGENIVAVTPTASGKTLCYNLPVLQAIAKDDTSRALYLFPTKALAQDQKSELNEIISEMGIDIKSYTYDGDTSPTIRQIVRKAGHIVITNPDMLHSAILPHHTKWVSLFENLKYIVIDELHTYRGVFGSHVANVIRRLKRICKFYGSNPTFICTSATIANPKELAEQLTGSPMRLIDDNGAPRGRKHFVFYNPPIVNVPLNIRKSATVEVNHLAREFLKNKIQTIVFARSRVRVEIILSHIQELVKNEIGTKSIRGYRGGYLPKQRREIEKGLREGEILGVVSTNALELGVDIGQLQVCVMTGYPGSVASTWQQAGRAGRRHGEALILMVASSTPIDQYIVQNPEYFFDRNPESARINPENLIILVDHVRCAAYELPFKNTEEFGPLEISEILEYLQEERVLHRSGDTFYWANQAFPASEISLRSASQENVVIVDQTSVADVRIIGEMDRFSAMTLLHDEAIYLHEGVQYQVEKLDWDHKKAYVREVDVEYYTDANLAVNLKVLEIDKSRISGSGAVHQGDVAVTMIPTIFKKIKLTTFENIGSGPIHLPEQELHTRATWLELKDTDPELGTKVLEQLLLGIANVIQHIVPVMVMCDRSDVHVTSQIKAAHTGLPTIFIYDHYPGGIGLADDVYKRFDDVKQAAANLIKKCSCKDGCPSCIGNEIEGINGKQKSVQLLSML; this comes from the coding sequence ATGTTCAAGAAAAAAACTTTGCCTGAATTAATTGAGGAATTACGCTCAAATGAAAATATAGTGAATTGGCATGAAATGGAGCCGCAGGAGGCCAAAACCACGCCGTTTGACGACAGTGTGGACCCGCGTATCCGGGAGGCGCTGCGGAAACGCGGCATTTCCGAGCTTTACACCCATCAGGGAACAGCTTTCCGGCTTGCGTCCAAAGGAGAAAATATCGTCGCGGTAACGCCAACGGCGTCCGGCAAGACGTTATGCTATAACCTGCCCGTTCTGCAGGCGATTGCAAAGGATGATACAAGCCGTGCGTTGTATTTGTTCCCAACCAAAGCGCTGGCACAGGACCAGAAGAGCGAACTGAACGAGATCATAAGCGAGATGGGCATCGACATCAAGAGTTACACCTATGACGGCGATACTTCGCCGACGATCCGCCAGATCGTCCGCAAGGCCGGCCATATCGTTATAACGAATCCCGACATGCTCCATTCAGCCATTCTGCCTCATCATACGAAATGGGTCAGCCTGTTCGAGAATTTGAAGTATATCGTCATCGATGAGCTGCATACATACCGAGGCGTATTTGGCAGCCATGTGGCTAATGTCATTCGCAGGCTGAAGCGCATCTGCAAGTTTTACGGAAGCAATCCGACCTTTATTTGCACATCCGCAACCATTGCGAACCCGAAAGAATTGGCGGAGCAGCTGACCGGCAGTCCGATGCGGCTAATTGACGATAACGGCGCACCAAGAGGCAGGAAACATTTTGTCTTTTATAATCCACCGATTGTTAATGTGCCTCTGAACATTCGGAAAAGCGCGACCGTTGAAGTGAATCATCTGGCGAGGGAGTTTTTAAAGAATAAGATACAGACGATTGTGTTTGCCCGCAGCCGCGTGAGGGTAGAGATTATCCTTAGTCATATACAAGAGCTGGTCAAAAATGAAATCGGCACGAAGTCGATCCGGGGATACCGGGGCGGTTACCTGCCGAAGCAGCGGAGGGAGATCGAGAAGGGTCTCAGGGAAGGCGAGATTCTGGGGGTTGTTAGCACTAATGCTTTGGAGCTTGGCGTGGATATCGGGCAGCTTCAGGTTTGCGTGATGACCGGATATCCGGGCAGCGTGGCAAGCACCTGGCAGCAGGCGGGCCGCGCCGGAAGAAGACATGGCGAAGCGCTTATTCTGATGGTGGCCAGCTCGACGCCAATCGATCAGTATATCGTCCAGAATCCGGAATACTTCTTCGACCGCAACCCGGAGTCCGCAAGGATTAATCCGGAGAATTTGATTATTCTCGTCGATCATGTCCGCTGCGCGGCGTACGAGCTGCCTTTTAAGAATACGGAGGAATTCGGACCGCTTGAGATCAGCGAAATTCTGGAATACCTTCAGGAGGAACGCGTGCTGCACAGAAGCGGCGACACGTTCTACTGGGCGAACCAGGCTTTCCCGGCAAGCGAGATCAGCCTGCGCTCCGCATCGCAGGAAAATGTCGTGATCGTTGATCAGACGAGTGTGGCAGATGTCCGTATTATTGGCGAGATGGACCGGTTCAGCGCAATGACGCTTCTTCATGACGAAGCTATTTATCTGCACGAAGGGGTGCAGTATCAGGTTGAGAAGCTGGACTGGGACCACAAGAAGGCCTACGTGCGCGAGGTGGATGTCGAGTATTATACAGACGCCAATCTTGCGGTGAATCTGAAGGTTCTGGAGATCGACAAGTCCAGAATATCGGGCAGCGGCGCCGTTCATCAAGGGGATGTAGCGGTTACGATGATTCCGACGATTTTCAAGAAAATCAAGCTCACTACGTTTGAAAATATCGGATCCGGACCGATCCATCTGCCTGAGCAGGAGCTGCATACCCGTGCAACCTGGCTTGAGCTGAAAGACACCGATCCGGAGCTGGGAACCAAGGTGCTGGAACAGCTGCTGCTTGGCATCGCCAACGTTATTCAGCATATCGTGCCGGTGATGGTGATGTGCGACCGGAGCGACGTCCATGTGACCTCTCAGATCAAGGCCGCCCATACGGGTCTGCCGACAATCTTTATTTACGACCATTATCCCGGCGGAATCGGGCTTGCCGACGACGTCTACAAACGGTTTGATGATGTGAAGCAAGCCGCCGCCAATCTAATCAAAAAATGCTCATGCAAGGATGGATGTCCATCATGTATCGGAAACGAAATCGAAGGAATCAACGGGAAGCAGAAAAGCGTGCAGCTCTTATCGATGTTATAA
- the mutM gene encoding DNA-formamidopyrimidine glycosylase: MPELPEMEHYRLRLSELIIGSPITGTEVTRDKSINISAEQFEAELVGRTIWFVERRGKHLLFHLDNGKRLVLHLMLGGTLFFGSEEERPDRTVQVTIRFATGNLYFIGLRLGYLHFMSVKEADAKLSELGPDPFDKRLTLERFKARFNKKRGALKTALVDQHVLSGIGNCYADEIAFAAKIRPDAKIPSLTDETWERVYESMHSVLKEAISKGGYMEQPLTAGDAITGGYNDHCQVYDRGGEPCFVCGTAIEQFEISSRKAFVCPVCQKEQ; this comes from the coding sequence ATGCCGGAACTACCGGAAATGGAACATTACCGATTACGATTATCGGAGCTGATTATCGGCTCGCCGATTACGGGAACGGAAGTTACCCGAGATAAATCGATTAACATTAGCGCCGAGCAGTTCGAAGCGGAATTGGTTGGCCGGACGATATGGTTTGTGGAACGCAGAGGCAAACATCTGTTATTCCACCTCGATAACGGCAAACGTCTCGTGCTCCATCTGATGCTTGGAGGCACGTTGTTTTTCGGCAGCGAAGAAGAGCGTCCTGACCGCACGGTTCAGGTAACGATCCGTTTTGCGACTGGCAATTTGTATTTTATCGGTCTGCGGCTCGGTTACCTGCATTTTATGTCCGTAAAGGAAGCGGATGCGAAGCTCTCTGAGCTTGGGCCGGATCCATTCGATAAAAGATTGACGCTTGAGCGCTTTAAAGCACGCTTCAACAAGAAGAGAGGCGCGCTCAAAACAGCACTTGTAGACCAGCATGTGTTGTCCGGAATCGGCAATTGCTATGCGGACGAGATTGCTTTCGCGGCAAAAATCCGTCCCGATGCAAAAATTCCTTCCTTGACAGACGAAACATGGGAACGAGTCTATGAATCCATGCATAGTGTGTTAAAGGAAGCGATTTCAAAGGGTGGCTACATGGAGCAGCCGTTAACAGCAGGAGATGCAATTACCGGCGGTTACAACGATCATTGTCAGGTGTATGACCGCGGGGGAGAGCCATGCTTTGTCTGCGGTACCGCTATCGAGCAGTTTGAGATCTCGTCGCGCAAAGCTTTCGTTTGCCCAGTCTGCCAGAAGGAACAGTAG
- the rnz gene encoding ribonuclease Z, which translates to MEIWFLGTGAGRPMKHRNVTSIALRLPDPDCSLWMFDAGEGTQHQLMRTPLKLNKLEALFVTHLHGDHTYGIPGLLSTRSYVGGNTPLQLFGPPGIREMIETALTLSSSRLDYEITYHEVSEGVVYKTERYTVEALPLEHRVPCFGYRITECESPGKLNVERLQQLGVPAGPLFGRIKKGEDVTLPDGTLILAADVAGKPQCGRIITIAGDTKPCDNALRLAQNADLLVHEATFAAGQEEKAHLYGHSTTVEAATTARDANAKRLIMTHFSTRFVDEDLAGLEEEARTIFPESYAAHDLYHTEIPRFKE; encoded by the coding sequence ATGGAAATATGGTTTCTAGGAACAGGCGCAGGCCGCCCGATGAAGCATCGGAATGTAACATCCATCGCACTTAGGCTGCCGGATCCGGACTGTTCGCTATGGATGTTTGACGCGGGTGAAGGAACCCAGCATCAATTAATGCGTACTCCGCTGAAGCTGAATAAGCTTGAGGCGCTTTTTGTAACCCATCTGCATGGCGATCATACATACGGGATTCCGGGGCTTCTCAGCACCCGGTCCTACGTGGGCGGCAATACTCCGCTCCAGCTGTTTGGTCCTCCGGGTATCCGCGAGATGATCGAGACAGCGCTTACGTTAAGCAGTTCCCGTCTCGATTATGAAATTACTTACCATGAAGTGTCCGAAGGTGTCGTCTATAAGACCGAACGCTACACGGTTGAAGCTCTGCCGCTGGAGCACCGCGTCCCTTGCTTTGGCTACCGCATTACCGAATGCGAGAGCCCGGGTAAGTTGAATGTCGAGCGGCTTCAGCAGTTAGGTGTCCCGGCAGGTCCGTTGTTTGGGCGGATTAAAAAAGGGGAGGATGTTACGCTTCCTGACGGAACGCTCATCCTTGCGGCAGACGTTGCGGGAAAACCGCAATGCGGCCGAATTATAACCATTGCAGGAGATACCAAGCCTTGCGACAATGCCTTAAGACTTGCTCAAAATGCGGATTTACTCGTGCACGAAGCCACTTTTGCGGCCGGTCAGGAAGAGAAAGCCCATCTGTACGGTCATTCTACGACTGTTGAAGCGGCAACTACCGCGCGGGATGCTAATGCCAAAAGGCTGATCATGACGCATTTCAGTACAAGGTTTGTAGATGAGGATCTTGCGGGCCTTGAAGAGGAAGCAAGGACGATTTTTCCGGAATCTTATGCCGCTCATGACCTGTATCATACGGAAATTCCGCGGTTCAAAGAGTAG
- the metH gene encoding methionine synthase: protein MLKPTIQEMMQQRILILDGAMGTMIQQADLTADDFGGEELDGCNEMLVLTRPDVISTIHEKYLEAGADILETNTFGATSVVLAEYDIPEKAREINLAAAKLARDAADKFSTPDRPRYVAGALGPTTKTLSVTGGVTFDELVDSYYEQTVALIEGDVDAILLETSQDTLNVKAGSIGIRKAFAAMNRELPIMISGTIEPMGTTLAGQSIESFYISLEHLKPISIGLNCATGPEFMRDHIRSLSEIADSAVSCYPNAGLPDENGHYHESPESLARKMSAFAEQGWLNIAGGCCGTTPAHIKALYDTMANYAPRTQYGTHPAAVSGIDTVYIEDENRPIMIGERTNISGSRKFKRLIKEGKFDEASEIARSQVKGGAHIIDINLQDTDIDEAYAVHEFLPQVVKKIKVPLMLDSTYDHIIELGLKYSQGKAIINSINLEDGESKFEKILPLIHQYGAAVVMILIDERGQAVSREAKMEVAERSYNLLVNKYGMNPEDIIFDPNMFPVGSGDPQYIGSAVETIEGIRMIKEKFPKAKTILGLSNISFGLPDAGREVLNSVYLYHCTKAGLDYAIVNTEKLERYASIPEEERKLAEDLIYNTNDDTLAAFVAAFREKKVVKKEKVSNLSLEERLASYVVEGTKEGLIPDLDIALKKYTALEVINGPLMRGMEEVGRLFNNNELIVAEVLQSAEVMKASVAHLEQFMEKNESSVKGKIILATVKGDVHDIGKNLVEIILSNNGYKIINLGIKVPPEQLIEAQRKENADIIGLSGLLVKSAQQMVVTAQDMRNAGISAPIMVGGAALTRKFTKTRIGPEYDGLTLYAKDAMDGLDLANKLMDKEHRGRMEEELRIYKESGGDAEEEKKPQPQLTRVERSKISVDAPVYIPPDTDRHILRDVPIPHIIPYVNMQMLLGHHLGLKGNVDNLLQEGNEKAVQLKETVDGILQEGTTNGIIKAHGMYRFFPAQSSGNDIIIYDPQDHAKEIKRFTFPRQQVEPFLCLADYLKPVDSGIMDYVGFLVVTAGQGIRDLANEWKENGDYLRSHALQSVALEVAEAMAERVHHMMRDIWGYPDPATMTMKQRFGARYQGIRVSFGYPACPNLEDQGPLFELMKPEDIGVELTEGFMMEPEASVSAMVFAHPEAQYFNVEKVER from the coding sequence TTGTTGAAACCGACCATACAAGAAATGATGCAGCAGCGGATACTCATCCTGGACGGAGCGATGGGAACAATGATTCAGCAGGCGGATTTGACTGCTGATGATTTTGGCGGAGAAGAGCTTGACGGCTGTAATGAAATGCTCGTATTAACGCGTCCGGATGTTATTTCGACGATCCATGAGAAGTACCTGGAAGCCGGCGCCGATATTTTGGAAACCAATACGTTTGGCGCGACTAGCGTCGTATTGGCGGAATATGACATTCCGGAAAAAGCTCGCGAAATTAACCTTGCTGCTGCCAAGCTGGCAAGAGACGCGGCGGATAAATTCTCGACACCTGACCGCCCTCGGTATGTAGCCGGAGCTTTGGGGCCAACTACGAAAACGCTCTCCGTAACCGGCGGCGTTACCTTTGACGAACTTGTAGACAGTTATTACGAACAAACCGTTGCCTTAATCGAAGGCGACGTAGACGCTATTCTTTTGGAGACATCGCAGGATACCTTGAATGTTAAAGCGGGAAGCATTGGGATCCGCAAGGCCTTTGCGGCTATGAACCGCGAGCTTCCAATTATGATTTCGGGTACGATTGAGCCGATGGGCACCACGCTCGCCGGTCAATCCATTGAATCCTTCTACATTTCCTTGGAACACCTGAAACCGATTTCGATCGGACTGAACTGCGCGACCGGCCCTGAATTCATGCGAGACCATATCCGTTCGCTGAGCGAGATTGCCGATTCTGCTGTCAGCTGTTATCCAAACGCGGGCCTGCCGGACGAGAATGGTCACTATCACGAATCTCCTGAATCTCTTGCGCGAAAAATGTCGGCATTTGCCGAGCAGGGCTGGCTTAACATCGCTGGCGGCTGCTGCGGCACAACTCCTGCGCACATTAAAGCCTTGTACGATACGATGGCGAATTATGCGCCGCGTACACAGTACGGTACTCATCCGGCAGCTGTGTCCGGTATTGATACGGTATACATCGAAGACGAGAACCGTCCGATTATGATCGGCGAACGGACCAATATATCCGGATCCCGGAAGTTTAAACGCCTGATTAAAGAAGGCAAGTTCGACGAAGCTTCGGAAATCGCGCGTTCCCAGGTTAAAGGCGGAGCCCATATTATCGATATCAACTTGCAGGATACGGACATTGATGAAGCTTATGCGGTTCATGAGTTCCTGCCGCAGGTTGTGAAGAAAATTAAAGTGCCGTTAATGCTCGATTCGACGTACGACCATATCATCGAGCTTGGTCTGAAGTATTCGCAAGGTAAAGCCATTATTAACTCGATTAACCTGGAAGACGGCGAATCGAAGTTCGAGAAGATCCTGCCGCTGATTCACCAATACGGTGCCGCGGTTGTCATGATCCTGATCGATGAGCGCGGACAGGCGGTTTCCCGTGAAGCGAAGATGGAAGTGGCGGAGCGTTCTTATAACCTCCTGGTCAATAAATACGGCATGAATCCGGAAGATATCATATTCGACCCGAACATGTTCCCGGTTGGCTCCGGCGACCCGCAGTATATCGGATCTGCCGTTGAGACGATCGAAGGCATCCGGATGATTAAGGAGAAGTTCCCGAAAGCAAAGACGATTCTGGGTCTAAGCAATATCTCGTTTGGTCTGCCTGATGCGGGCCGCGAGGTGCTGAACTCGGTCTACCTGTACCACTGTACGAAAGCCGGACTTGACTATGCGATCGTAAATACGGAAAAACTGGAGCGGTATGCTTCGATTCCGGAGGAAGAACGCAAGCTGGCGGAAGATCTCATCTACAATACCAACGACGATACGCTTGCTGCATTCGTTGCGGCATTCCGCGAGAAGAAAGTCGTGAAGAAGGAGAAGGTCTCGAATCTTTCTCTGGAGGAGCGTCTAGCTTCTTACGTCGTGGAAGGTACGAAGGAAGGACTTATTCCTGACCTCGATATAGCGCTCAAGAAATATACGGCGCTGGAAGTGATCAACGGCCCGTTGATGCGCGGGATGGAAGAGGTAGGACGTCTATTTAACAATAATGAGCTGATCGTAGCGGAGGTGCTGCAAAGCGCCGAGGTAATGAAGGCATCGGTAGCCCACCTGGAACAGTTCATGGAGAAGAATGAATCCTCCGTGAAGGGCAAAATCATTCTGGCTACGGTTAAAGGCGATGTTCATGACATCGGTAAAAACCTTGTCGAAATTATTTTGTCAAACAACGGTTACAAAATTATTAACCTGGGCATCAAAGTACCGCCTGAACAGCTGATCGAAGCGCAGCGCAAGGAAAATGCCGACATTATCGGATTATCCGGTCTGCTCGTAAAATCCGCTCAGCAGATGGTCGTTACCGCACAGGATATGCGCAACGCGGGTATTTCCGCACCAATCATGGTTGGCGGCGCGGCTCTTACGCGTAAATTCACGAAGACAAGAATCGGCCCCGAATATGACGGCTTGACGTTGTATGCGAAGGATGCGATGGACGGTCTGGATCTTGCGAACAAGCTGATGGATAAAGAGCATCGCGGCAGAATGGAAGAAGAATTGCGGATCTACAAAGAATCCGGCGGTGATGCGGAAGAGGAGAAGAAACCTCAGCCGCAGCTAACCCGGGTTGAACGATCTAAAATCTCCGTGGATGCGCCGGTCTACATCCCGCCGGATACGGACAGACATATCCTGCGCGACGTTCCGATTCCGCATATCATTCCTTACGTGAACATGCAAATGCTGCTTGGCCATCATCTGGGTCTGAAAGGTAACGTGGATAACCTTCTTCAGGAGGGCAACGAGAAGGCCGTACAACTGAAAGAAACCGTTGACGGGATTTTGCAGGAAGGTACAACAAACGGTATTATTAAGGCACATGGCATGTACCGGTTCTTCCCGGCACAATCTTCCGGCAATGATATCATCATTTATGATCCTCAGGATCATGCGAAGGAGATCAAACGGTTCACGTTCCCGCGCCAGCAGGTAGAGCCATTCCTTTGTCTGGCGGATTATCTGAAGCCGGTGGATAGCGGTATCATGGATTATGTCGGTTTCCTTGTCGTTACAGCCGGTCAAGGCATACGCGATCTGGCAAACGAGTGGAAGGAAAACGGCGATTATCTTCGCTCGCATGCTTTGCAGTCGGTGGCCTTAGAGGTAGCCGAAGCAATGGCGGAACGCGTCCACCATATGATGCGGGATATTTGGGGCTACCCGGATCCGGCGACGATGACGATGAAGCAGCGATTTGGCGCGCGTTATCAAGGTATTCGAGTATCCTTCGGATATCCGGCATGTCCAAATCTGGAAGACCAGGGGCCTCTCTTCGAGCTTATGAAGCCGGAAGATATCGGCGTAGAATTGACGGAGGGCTTCATGATGGAGCCGGAAGCATCCGTATCCGCGATGGTATTCGCCCATCCGGAAGCGCAATATTTCAACGTTGAAAAAGTAGAACGATAG